Proteins encoded together in one Salarchaeum sp. JOR-1 window:
- a CDS encoding MaoC family dehydratase N-terminal domain-containing protein yields MPSLPLADLEAQVGDTHRTVEGFSVERGKVAEFARAVGDPDDVYLDERAARDAGHDAIPAPPTFARTSFFPRYRPDGIDHTLGFELGFDRSRVVHGEQRYEYERPLYVGDTLTGDTTLTEVYQREGRGGGTMTFAVLRTDFSDESGSHVLSDYNTRIETGRAIRGDGE; encoded by the coding sequence GTGCCATCGCTTCCGCTCGCCGACCTCGAAGCCCAGGTCGGCGACACGCACCGGACAGTCGAGGGGTTCAGTGTCGAACGGGGGAAGGTCGCGGAGTTCGCGCGCGCCGTCGGCGACCCCGACGACGTGTATCTGGACGAGCGGGCCGCGCGCGACGCGGGCCACGACGCGATTCCCGCGCCGCCGACGTTCGCCCGCACCTCCTTTTTCCCCCGGTACCGCCCGGACGGCATCGACCACACCCTCGGATTCGAGCTGGGGTTCGACCGCTCGCGGGTCGTCCACGGTGAGCAGCGCTACGAGTACGAGCGCCCGCTCTACGTCGGCGACACGCTCACCGGCGACACCACGCTCACGGAGGTCTACCAGCGCGAGGGGCGGGGCGGCGGAACGATGACGTTCGCAGTCCTCCGCACTGACTTCAGCGACGAGTCCGGCAGTCACGTGCTCTCCGACTACAACACCCGCATCGAGACCGGGCGGGCCATCCGGGGTGACGGAGAATGA
- a CDS encoding MaoC/PaaZ C-terminal domain-containing protein, with protein MTDSFAVGDTFERVTEDVSREDFVRYAGASGDFNPIHYDDPHARDAGYPSVFGQGMFTAGVASGLVRETFGLAGLREYDTRFVAQVWPGDTLTTTLEVTGVAETADGTRVEADLVVTNGDGKRVVDGGAVAVV; from the coding sequence ATGACGGACTCGTTCGCGGTCGGTGATACGTTCGAGCGCGTCACGGAGGACGTGTCCCGCGAGGACTTCGTGCGGTACGCGGGCGCGAGCGGCGACTTCAATCCGATTCACTACGACGACCCGCACGCCCGGGACGCGGGCTACCCGTCCGTGTTCGGACAGGGGATGTTCACCGCGGGCGTCGCGTCCGGTCTCGTCCGGGAGACGTTCGGGCTCGCGGGCCTCCGCGAGTACGACACGCGGTTCGTCGCGCAGGTGTGGCCGGGCGACACGCTCACGACGACGCTCGAAGTCACCGGCGTCGCCGAAACCGCGGACGGCACGCGCGTCGAGGCGGACCTCGTGGTGACGAACGGCGACGGCAAGCGCGTCGTGGACGGCGGCGCGGTCGCGGTCGTGTAG